The proteins below are encoded in one region of Nicotiana tabacum cultivar K326 unplaced genomic scaffold, ASM71507v2 Un00292, whole genome shotgun sequence:
- the LOC107766579 gene encoding floral homeotic protein PMADS 1, with product MARGKIQIKRIENQTNRQVTYSKRRNGLFKKANELTVLCDAKVSIIMISSTGKLHEFISPSVTTKQLFDLYQKTVGVDLWNSHYEKMQEQLRKLKDVNRNLRREIRQRMGESLNDLNYEQLEELNENVDNSLKLIRERKYKVIGNQIDTYKKKVRNVEEIHRNLLLEFDARQEDPYGLVEQEGDYNSVLGFPNGGPRILALRLQPNHQPNHHLHSGGGSDITTFALA from the exons atggCTCGTGGGAAGATCCAGATCAAGAGAATAGAGAACCAAACAAACAGACAAGTCACTTATTCTAAGAGAAGAAATGGACTTTTCAAGAAAGCTAATGAACTCACTGTTCTTTGTGATGCTAAAGTTTCTATAATTATGATTTCAAGTACCGGCAAACTTCATGAATTTATAAGTCCCTCTGTCAC GACCAAGCAGTTGTTCGATCTGTATCAAAAGACTGTTGGAGTTGATCTTTGGAACTCCCACTATGAG AAAATGCAAGAGCAGTTGAGGAAGCTAAAGGATGTTAATAGGAATCTCCGAAGAGAGATCAG GCAAAGGATGGGAGAAAGCCTAAACGATCTGAACTATGAGCAGTTGGAAGAGCTCAATGAAAATGTGGACAATTCTCTGAAGCTTATTCGTGAAAGAAAG TATAAAGTGATTGGCAATCAGATTGATACATACAAGAAGAAG GTCAGGAATGTGGAAGAAATACATAGAAATCTATTGCTTGAATTT GATGCAAGACAAGAGGATCCATATGGATTGGTTGAGCAAGAAGGGGACTATAACTCTGTGCTTGGATTCCCAAATGGAGGGCCGCGCATATTAGCCTTACGCCTTCAACCAAACCACCAGCCAAATCATCATCTTCACAGTGGAGGAGGCTCCGATATCACTACTTTTGCTCTAGCTTGA